From a single Chloroflexia bacterium SDU3-3 genomic region:
- a CDS encoding type I polyketide synthase: MPLRREPIAIIGIGCRLPGGVVGPLSFWDLLASGQDATSDVPADRWDIRSFYDPDPAKPGKLKTFHGGFLDQVDRFDAPFFGISPREADCLDPQQRLLLEVSWEALEDAGLAPERLAGSNTGVFVGAFTLDYKVIQFSAGSRDLIDSHTATGSMMTMVSNRLSYAYDLRGPSMSVDTACSSSMVAVHLACQSLWRGECSLALAGGVNVMTTPEYTIAESKGGFLSPDGRCKTFDSRANGYARGEGAGVLVLKPLAQALADGDPIYALIRGTAVNQDGHTQGITVPNGDAQQALLREACRQAGVAPWQLQYVEAHGTGTPVGDPIEANALGTALAEDRPEGECCVIGSVKTNIGHLEAAAGVAGLIKAALALHHRAIPPHLHLISPNPAIAFDALRLRVPQALEPWPAHSGPALAGVNSFGFGGTNGHAVLEEAPEGAVRHAFATGAGQQRPHLLALSARGQDALEATALAYADMLEQQPEAALDAVCATTALRRGQHDHRVTAVGHSPAELAEHLRAFAAGESRPGLTAGRALAGRRPRLAFVFSGMGPQWWAMGRQLLAQEPVFRAAVERCDALLSQHADWSLLAELAADESASRMNETQIAQPANFALQVGLFELWRSWGVEPDAIVGHSAGEAAAFYAAGVMSLEEAVRVIYHRSRLQHRTTGQGKMVAVGISHQEALELLKGYENRISIAAVNSPSAVTLVGDTATLEEFIAPLQARQVFCRYLRVEVPYHSHYMEVIREDLLAALGDIALSQARVPLYSTATGQRADGRELNAEYWWHNVRESVRFAAAADVLIGEGYDLFLELSPHPVLAGSIMECLAHRQATGSVLPSIRRNEEEQAVMLGSLGALYTLGLPVAWDALYPGAAYTTLPAYAWQRERYWNESEAAAQIRLGYQDHPLLGRPLALPTPTWEQEINRRALAYLDDHCIQGAVLYPGAGYVEMGLAAGRLAFGASDLAVEDVAFRKALFLPDGATPQVQVQLDAATARFSVFSRQQPAQGWTLHAEGRLRQRQELPSAALALDGIRARCAEALAGEACYAQFAAQGFTYGPKFQGIARLWRGQGEALAEICPTVDADALGGYHLHPVILDACFQVLIAVNPDAGADRSGVYLPVGIDRIRVARPAEGELWGYARVVERTPQLLRGDIVLVDAAGELIAEISGFRAQALDRAQGGMAADALERTFYEPVWLPQERGQAAAAQAGAWLVLANRPEAEALAAELAERGQRCVLVADGAAYQEIEPGARYVLNPSEKAEFSRLLGDLRAAGLPLLGGVAHMWALADQQGEELAPAELDAAQRRGSLALLLLTQALIEAGVAPKIWVVTRGAQAVRGEPQLAVAQAPLWGIGRVIGYQELVGFWGGAVDLDPATPAGEAAALADELLTPAGEDQIAFRAGQRYVARLEHSAALTPALPAHFRPDASYLITGAFGALGQLVARWMVERGARRLILAGRSALPPRAEWADLAPSSPAAERVALIRSLEAGGASVHLAQVDVADEAELAGYLAQFRREGWPAVRGVIHSAGIVRDQILMQMDAASFTDVLRPKVLGGWALHRCLRDTPLDFFVLFSSVASQVVSTGQANYAAGNAFLDSLAQHRRAQGLPALSINWGPWAVGMVRDLNLIEHYERRGMAPIAPEDGMSALGRLLGQPVAQASVLMATWPTVLEYYPQHPPLFAHLAQQANAEADDAGEQSLAQRIAQAEGPERLALVEEQLRDLAARVLRLDRAKLDVQQPLSALGMNSMMAIELKNRIDLTLNVTVAVVELLQGFGVAQLAARLLPQIEAQVALASAGALSEEAAQQIAEQVDGATLDELLSELENLSDEEAELLLAGREGA; this comes from the coding sequence ATGCCCCTGCGCCGCGAGCCGATCGCGATCATCGGCATTGGCTGCCGCCTACCGGGTGGTGTTGTTGGGCCGCTATCGTTTTGGGACCTACTAGCCAGTGGCCAAGACGCAACCTCGGATGTCCCAGCCGACCGCTGGGACATTCGTTCGTTTTACGACCCCGATCCGGCCAAGCCAGGGAAGCTGAAGACCTTTCACGGCGGCTTTCTCGACCAAGTGGATCGCTTCGACGCGCCGTTCTTCGGCATCTCGCCGCGCGAGGCCGACTGCCTCGACCCGCAGCAGCGCCTGCTGCTGGAGGTCTCGTGGGAGGCGCTGGAGGATGCGGGCCTCGCGCCCGAGCGGCTGGCGGGCAGCAACACCGGCGTGTTTGTAGGAGCCTTCACGCTCGACTACAAGGTCATCCAGTTCAGTGCGGGCAGCCGCGACCTGATCGACTCGCACACTGCGACCGGCAGCATGATGACCATGGTCTCCAATCGGCTCTCCTATGCCTACGACCTGCGCGGCCCGAGCATGTCGGTGGACACGGCCTGCTCGTCCTCGATGGTGGCGGTGCACCTGGCCTGCCAGAGCCTCTGGCGCGGCGAGTGCTCGCTGGCGCTTGCAGGCGGCGTGAATGTGATGACCACGCCCGAGTACACCATCGCCGAGTCGAAGGGCGGCTTCCTCTCGCCCGATGGCCGCTGCAAGACCTTTGACTCGCGGGCCAATGGCTACGCGCGCGGCGAGGGTGCGGGCGTGCTGGTGCTGAAGCCGCTGGCCCAGGCCCTGGCCGACGGCGACCCGATCTACGCGCTTATTCGCGGCACGGCGGTGAACCAGGATGGCCACACCCAGGGCATCACGGTGCCCAACGGCGATGCCCAGCAGGCCCTGCTGCGCGAGGCCTGCCGCCAGGCGGGCGTGGCCCCCTGGCAGCTGCAGTACGTCGAGGCGCACGGCACCGGCACGCCGGTGGGCGACCCGATTGAGGCCAACGCGCTGGGCACGGCGCTGGCCGAGGATCGGCCCGAGGGTGAGTGCTGTGTGATCGGCTCGGTGAAGACCAACATCGGCCACCTGGAGGCGGCGGCGGGCGTGGCGGGCCTGATCAAGGCCGCGCTGGCCCTGCACCACCGGGCCATCCCGCCGCATCTGCACCTGATCAGCCCCAACCCTGCCATCGCCTTCGACGCGCTGCGGCTGCGGGTTCCCCAGGCGCTTGAGCCGTGGCCCGCGCACAGCGGCCCCGCGCTGGCGGGCGTGAACTCGTTTGGCTTCGGTGGCACCAACGGCCACGCCGTGCTAGAGGAGGCCCCCGAGGGCGCGGTGCGCCACGCCTTCGCCACGGGTGCGGGCCAGCAGCGCCCGCACCTGCTGGCGCTCTCGGCGCGCGGCCAGGATGCGCTGGAGGCCACCGCGCTGGCCTACGCCGACATGCTTGAGCAGCAGCCCGAGGCCGCGCTCGACGCGGTGTGCGCCACCACGGCGCTGCGGCGTGGCCAGCACGACCACCGTGTGACGGCGGTGGGCCACAGCCCCGCCGAGCTGGCCGAGCACCTGCGGGCCTTTGCGGCGGGCGAGTCGCGCCCGGGGCTGACGGCGGGCCGCGCCCTGGCGGGCAGGCGGCCTCGGCTGGCCTTCGTGTTCTCGGGGATGGGGCCGCAGTGGTGGGCGATGGGCCGCCAGCTGCTGGCCCAGGAGCCGGTGTTCCGCGCGGCGGTCGAGCGCTGCGACGCGCTGCTGAGCCAGCACGCCGACTGGTCGCTGCTGGCCGAGCTGGCGGCGGACGAGTCCGCATCGCGGATGAACGAGACCCAGATTGCCCAGCCCGCCAACTTCGCCCTGCAGGTCGGCCTGTTCGAGCTATGGCGCTCGTGGGGCGTCGAGCCGGATGCGATCGTGGGCCATAGCGCTGGTGAGGCGGCGGCCTTCTACGCGGCGGGCGTGATGAGCCTTGAGGAGGCGGTGCGCGTGATCTACCACCGCAGCCGCCTGCAGCACCGCACCACCGGCCAGGGCAAGATGGTGGCTGTCGGCATCTCGCACCAGGAGGCGCTGGAGCTGCTGAAGGGCTACGAGAATCGTATCTCGATCGCGGCGGTGAATAGCCCCTCGGCGGTGACGCTGGTGGGCGACACGGCCACGCTGGAGGAGTTTATCGCCCCGCTGCAGGCGCGCCAGGTGTTCTGCCGCTACCTGCGGGTGGAGGTGCCCTACCACAGCCACTACATGGAGGTCATCCGCGAGGATCTGCTGGCCGCGCTGGGCGATATCGCGCTGAGCCAGGCCCGCGTGCCGCTTTACTCTACCGCCACCGGCCAGCGCGCCGATGGCCGCGAGCTGAACGCCGAGTACTGGTGGCACAACGTGCGCGAGTCGGTGCGCTTCGCCGCCGCCGCCGATGTGCTGATCGGCGAGGGCTACGACCTGTTCCTTGAGCTTAGCCCGCACCCCGTGCTGGCCGGGTCGATCATGGAGTGCCTGGCGCATCGGCAGGCCACCGGCAGCGTGCTGCCATCCATCCGCCGCAACGAAGAGGAGCAGGCGGTGATGCTTGGCTCGCTGGGCGCGCTGTACACGCTGGGCCTTCCGGTGGCCTGGGATGCGCTCTACCCCGGCGCTGCCTATACCACGCTGCCGGCCTACGCCTGGCAGCGCGAGCGCTACTGGAACGAGTCTGAGGCGGCGGCGCAGATCCGCCTGGGCTACCAGGATCACCCGCTGCTGGGCCGCCCACTGGCGCTGCCCACCCCCACATGGGAGCAGGAGATCAACCGCCGCGCGCTGGCGTATCTCGATGACCACTGCATCCAGGGCGCGGTGCTCTACCCCGGCGCTGGCTATGTGGAGATGGGTCTGGCCGCTGGTCGGCTGGCGTTTGGCGCGTCGGATCTGGCGGTTGAGGATGTGGCCTTCCGCAAGGCGCTGTTCCTGCCCGATGGCGCGACGCCGCAGGTGCAGGTGCAGCTGGATGCGGCCACGGCGCGTTTTAGCGTGTTCAGTCGCCAGCAGCCCGCCCAGGGCTGGACGCTGCACGCCGAGGGGCGGTTGCGCCAGCGCCAGGAGCTGCCGAGCGCGGCGCTGGCCCTGGATGGCATCCGGGCGCGCTGCGCCGAGGCGCTGGCGGGCGAGGCCTGCTACGCGCAGTTCGCGGCCCAGGGCTTCACCTACGGGCCGAAGTTCCAGGGCATCGCGCGGCTGTGGCGCGGCCAGGGCGAGGCGCTGGCCGAGATCTGCCCAACGGTAGATGCGGACGCGCTGGGCGGCTACCACCTGCACCCGGTCATCCTCGATGCCTGCTTCCAGGTGCTGATTGCGGTCAACCCCGACGCGGGCGCGGACCGCTCGGGCGTGTACCTGCCGGTGGGCATCGACCGCATCCGCGTGGCGCGGCCCGCCGAGGGCGAGCTGTGGGGCTACGCCAGGGTGGTCGAGCGCACGCCGCAGCTGCTGCGCGGCGACATCGTGCTGGTGGATGCGGCGGGCGAGCTGATCGCCGAGATCAGCGGGTTCCGCGCCCAGGCGCTGGATCGAGCGCAGGGCGGGATGGCCGCCGACGCGCTGGAGCGCACCTTCTACGAGCCGGTGTGGCTGCCCCAGGAGCGCGGACAGGCCGCCGCCGCCCAGGCGGGCGCGTGGCTGGTGCTGGCCAACCGCCCCGAGGCCGAGGCGCTGGCCGCCGAGCTGGCCGAGCGCGGTCAGCGCTGCGTGCTGGTGGCCGATGGCGCGGCCTACCAGGAGATCGAGCCGGGCGCGCGGTATGTGCTGAACCCAAGTGAGAAGGCAGAGTTCAGCCGCCTGCTGGGCGACCTGCGGGCCGCCGGGCTGCCGCTGCTGGGCGGCGTGGCCCATATGTGGGCGCTGGCCGACCAGCAGGGCGAGGAGCTGGCCCCCGCCGAGCTGGATGCGGCGCAGCGGCGCGGCAGCCTGGCGCTGCTGCTGCTGACCCAGGCCCTGATCGAGGCGGGCGTGGCCCCCAAGATCTGGGTGGTGACGCGCGGCGCGCAGGCGGTGCGCGGCGAGCCCCAGCTAGCCGTGGCCCAGGCCCCGCTCTGGGGCATCGGGCGCGTGATCGGCTACCAGGAGCTGGTGGGCTTCTGGGGCGGCGCGGTGGATCTCGACCCCGCGACACCCGCAGGCGAGGCCGCCGCGCTGGCCGACGAGCTGCTGACCCCGGCAGGCGAGGACCAGATCGCCTTCCGGGCTGGCCAGCGCTACGTGGCCCGGCTGGAGCACAGCGCGGCGCTCACCCCCGCGCTGCCCGCCCACTTCCGGCCCGACGCCAGCTACCTGATCACCGGCGCGTTTGGCGCGCTGGGCCAGCTGGTGGCGCGCTGGATGGTCGAGCGCGGCGCGCGGCGGCTCATCCTGGCCGGGCGCAGCGCGCTGCCTCCCCGCGCCGAGTGGGCCGACCTTGCCCCCAGCAGCCCCGCCGCCGAGCGCGTGGCGCTCATCCGCTCGCTGGAGGCGGGCGGGGCCAGCGTGCACCTGGCCCAGGTGGATGTGGCCGACGAGGCCGAGCTGGCGGGCTACCTGGCCCAGTTCCGCCGCGAGGGCTGGCCCGCCGTGCGCGGCGTCATCCACTCGGCGGGCATCGTGCGCGACCAGATCCTGATGCAGATGGACGCGGCCTCATTCACCGATGTGCTGCGGCCCAAGGTGCTGGGCGGCTGGGCGCTGCACCGCTGCCTGCGCGACACCCCGCTCGACTTCTTCGTGCTGTTCTCGTCGGTGGCCTCGCAGGTGGTCTCGACCGGGCAGGCCAACTACGCGGCGGGCAACGCCTTCCTCGACTCGCTGGCCCAGCACCGGCGGGCGCAGGGCCTTCCGGCGCTCAGCATCAACTGGGGGCCGTGGGCCGTGGGTATGGTGCGCGACCTCAACCTGATCGAGCACTACGAGCGGCGCGGCATGGCCCCGATCGCCCCCGAGGATGGCATGAGCGCGCTGGGTCGCCTGCTGGGACAGCCCGTGGCCCAGGCCTCGGTGCTGATGGCTACCTGGCCGACGGTGCTGGAATACTACCCGCAGCACCCGCCGCTGTTCGCCCACCTGGCCCAGCAGGCCAATGCCGAGGCTGACGACGCTGGCGAGCAGAGCCTGGCCCAGCGCATCGCCCAGGCCGAGGGGCCGGAGCGGCTGGCCCTGGTGGAGGAGCAGCTGCGCGATTTGGCCGCCAGGGTGCTGCGGCTCGACCGCGCCAAGCTGGATGTGCAGCAGCCGCTGAGCGCGCTGGGGATGAACTCGATGATGGCCATCGAGCTGAAGAACCGCATCGACCTCACGCTGAATGTGACGGTCGCGGTGGTGGAGCTGCTGCAGGGCTTCGGGGTGGCGCAGCTGGCCGCCCGCCTGCTGCCGCAGATCGAGGCCCAGGTGGCGCTGGCATCCGCCGGGGCGCTGAGCGAGGAGGCCGCCCAGCAGATCGCCGAGCAGGTGGATGGTGCCACGCTCGACGAGCTGCTGAGCGAGCTGGAGAATCTTTCCGATGAGGAGGCCGAGCTGCTGCTCGCTGGGCGCGAGGGGGCGTAG
- a CDS encoding class I SAM-dependent methyltransferase, which yields MTATTTYEKQWWEEGAGFFGRGYMEGDNSVEGYLDAPMTLEERTESEVRGIINLLQLQPGQHVLDCPSGYGRHSIGLGRHGMNVIGADINGEELFVATQKRGDLSNVQFIKNDMRFLYFQNHFDAVINMFYSFGFFDTDEENIQVLRNFYNALKPGGKFLMHTDVNIPRIISGKYKSQERRNLPNGNVLEIIDRYEPTTKRIEGTWTIIRPDNSIQDLTPYSVRVYTNEEFTGWCHEVGFRTVTAYGSWDRTPLTDESEDMMIIAEK from the coding sequence ATGACGGCGACAACAACCTACGAGAAGCAGTGGTGGGAAGAGGGCGCGGGCTTTTTCGGGCGCGGCTACATGGAGGGCGATAACTCGGTGGAGGGCTACCTGGATGCGCCGATGACCCTGGAGGAGCGCACCGAGAGCGAGGTGCGCGGCATCATCAACCTGCTGCAGCTGCAGCCCGGCCAGCACGTGCTGGATTGCCCCAGCGGCTATGGCCGCCACTCGATCGGCCTGGGCCGCCACGGCATGAATGTGATCGGCGCGGACATCAACGGCGAGGAGCTGTTTGTGGCCACCCAGAAGCGCGGCGATCTCTCGAACGTGCAGTTCATCAAGAACGACATGCGCTTCCTCTACTTCCAGAACCACTTCGACGCCGTGATCAACATGTTCTACTCGTTCGGCTTCTTCGACACCGACGAGGAGAACATCCAGGTGCTGCGCAACTTCTACAACGCCCTGAAGCCGGGCGGCAAGTTCCTGATGCACACCGACGTGAACATCCCGCGCATCATCAGCGGTAAGTACAAGTCGCAGGAGCGCCGCAACCTGCCCAACGGCAACGTGCTTGAGATCATCGACCGCTACGAGCCGACCACCAAGCGCATCGAGGGCACCTGGACGATCATCCGCCCCGACAACAGCATCCAGGATCTGACGCCCTACTCGGTGCGGGTCTACACCAACGAGGAGTTCACCGGCTGGTGCCACGAGGTCGGCTTCCGCACCGTCACAGCCTACGGCTCGTGGGACCGTACGCCGCTGACCGACGAGTCCGAGGACATGATGATCATCGCCGAGAAGTAG